The following are encoded in a window of Arvicanthis niloticus isolate mArvNil1 chromosome 1, mArvNil1.pat.X, whole genome shotgun sequence genomic DNA:
- the Zg16 gene encoding zymogen granule membrane protein 16: MLAIALLVLLCASASANSIQSRSSSFSGEYGGGGGKRFSHSGNQLDGPITAFRIRLNSNFIVGLQVRYGTVWSDYVGGKQGELEEFFLHPGESVIQVSGRYRYYVKQLIFVTDKGRYLPFGKASGKSFNAVPLHPNTVLRFISGRYGSLIDAISMHWDTYPSHCNTC, translated from the exons ATGTTGGCCATCGCCCTTCTAGTCCTTCTTTGTGCCTCAGCATCTGCTAATTCCA TTCAGTCCAGGTCCTCCTCCTTCAGTGGAGAGTATGGAGGTGGCGGAGGAAAGCGATTCTCTCATTCTGGCAACCAACTGGACGGCCCCATCACTGCCTTCCGTATCCGTCTCAACAGCAACTTCATAGTAGG TCTCCAGGTGCGCTATGGCACAGTGTGGAGTGACTATGTAGGTGGCAAACAGGGAGAACTGGAGGAGTTCTTTCTGCACCCTGGGGAATCTGTGATCCAGGTGTCTGGCAGGTACAGATATTACGTGAAGCAACTGATCTTCGTGACAGACAAAGGCCGCTACCTGCCTTTTGGAAAAGCCTCAGGCAAAAGTTTCAACGCCGTTCCCTTGCACCCCAACACTGTCCTCCGCTTTATTAGTGGCCGATATGGCTCTCTCATAGATGCTATTAGCATGCACTGGGATACCTACCCTAGCCACTGCAACACCTGCTGA